The Flavobacteriales bacterium genome has a window encoding:
- a CDS encoding tetratricopeptide repeat protein, translating into MKSAEQYIADADLKFESKDFEGAIEDYTKALELDPKNPDIFYNRGLAAFFSNEISRAYQDLSSALELNPKHEDALFNRARIAAMLGSYEKAFQDYTSAIAINSEDGELYTNRGAVRMQLKDLAGAVADFTKALDLNPSDGKAYFNRGMVYLKMNYSDHAMSDFAMAYQNGVIQAKEALLSLQN; encoded by the coding sequence ATGAAAAGTGCCGAACAGTATATTGCCGATGCCGACCTGAAATTCGAAAGCAAGGATTTTGAAGGGGCCATCGAAGATTACACAAAGGCACTTGAACTGGATCCGAAAAACCCCGACATCTTTTACAACAGAGGGTTGGCGGCTTTCTTTTCCAATGAGATAAGCAGAGCTTACCAAGATCTTTCCAGCGCGCTGGAACTGAACCCAAAGCACGAGGACGCGCTTTTCAACCGAGCCCGTATCGCGGCCATGTTGGGTTCGTACGAAAAAGCGTTTCAAGACTACACTTCGGCCATTGCCATCAATTCGGAGGATGGTGAACTTTATACAAACCGTGGTGCGGTAAGAATGCAGTTGAAAGACCTTGCCGGGGCGGTTGCTGACTTCACCAAAGCGCTTGACCTGAACCCTTCTGACGGAAAAGCGTATTTCAACCGCGGAATGGTCTATCTGAAGATGAATTACAGCGATCATGCCATGAGCGATTTTGCGATGGCGTATCAGAATGGCGTAATTCAGGCCAAAGAAGCACTGCTTTCGTTACAGAACTGA
- a CDS encoding tetratricopeptide repeat protein: MLSNRFQKSIGFLLFSLIIAVNFSFGQTSKDVFIQGLLHSNKGEDEQALPFFNRAIEMKPDYFEAIMMRGSTYMNLGSQMNAIMDFDKVLELDPTLVKAYNYRGFCYLELKDLRRAVRDFSKVIELKPDYPNAYESRGYSESLLNQHQEALEDYDQAISMKPDFHEAYHHRAWSKVALGDTTGALSDLAKAIEINGDIALYHDDQGLLQMQTKNLKEAYKSFSQAIKIDPNMAVAYLHRGQVKIDMGKPKPACKDLSAAAELGNAEAKELLTIHCVDEQETEKTEKTEEDSPQEKKSKGKKDDSEE; this comes from the coding sequence ATGCTGTCTAATCGTTTTCAAAAATCCATCGGGTTTCTTCTATTTTCATTGATCATTGCGGTCAATTTTTCGTTCGGTCAAACATCGAAGGACGTTTTCATTCAAGGGCTGCTTCACTCCAATAAGGGAGAAGATGAGCAGGCGCTGCCTTTTTTCAACCGTGCCATCGAAATGAAACCCGATTATTTCGAGGCCATTATGATGCGTGGATCCACATACATGAACCTTGGAAGCCAAATGAATGCAATAATGGATTTCGACAAGGTCTTAGAACTGGATCCAACCTTGGTTAAAGCCTACAATTACCGCGGCTTCTGCTATTTGGAATTGAAGGATCTGAGACGTGCAGTACGGGATTTCTCCAAGGTCATCGAGTTGAAACCGGACTATCCGAATGCATACGAAAGCCGAGGTTATTCTGAGAGTCTGCTCAACCAGCATCAGGAGGCTTTGGAAGACTACGATCAAGCAATTTCGATGAAGCCGGATTTCCATGAGGCCTATCATCACAGAGCGTGGTCAAAAGTGGCGTTGGGAGATACGACCGGTGCGCTTTCCGATCTGGCCAAAGCCATCGAGATCAATGGAGATATTGCGCTTTACCATGATGACCAAGGGCTTTTGCAAATGCAGACCAAGAATCTGAAAGAAGCCTACAAGAGTTTCAGCCAGGCGATCAAAATCGACCCGAACATGGCCGTTGCCTATCTGCATCGAGGCCAAGTGAAAATCGACATGGGTAAACCCAAACCGGCCTGCAAAGATCTTTCTGCTGCCGCTGAACTCGGAAATGCCGAAGCGAAAGAGTTGTTGACCATCCATTGCGTGGATGAGCAAGAAACTGAAAAGACAGAAAAAACCGAGGAAGATTCCCCGCAGGAGAAGAAGTCGAAGGGGAAAAAGGACGATTCCGAAGAGTAA
- a CDS encoding AAA family ATPase, whose product MNLDIPLAEQLRPETLDDYVGQEHLVGENSILHTAIRSGQIPSMILWGPPGTGKTTLAHIISLNLNRPFYNLSAINSGVKDVREVIDKAKEKGLFSKQGKPILFIDEIHRFSKSQQDSLLGAVEKGIVTLIGATTENPSFEVISALLSRCQVYILRSLERSDLEKLLEKGRKKLEQDPDLKITIKETETMLRFSGGDARKLLNNLQLIVSSQNGKKVTITNEMAAECLQNWVSNYDKNGENHYDIISAFIKSMRGSDPNASLYWLARLMAGGEDPKFIARRMLILASEDIGAANPTALVLSNSCFQAINVIGYPEAELILAQTAVYLANSPKSNATYSALKTAKQMAKDHGDLPVPLHLRNAPTKLMKEIGYGAEYKYAHDYEQNFIDLEFLPKELSGQRIYEPQNNPRELADRKRLNALWKKKYGY is encoded by the coding sequence ATGAATCTGGATATTCCATTGGCTGAACAACTGCGTCCCGAAACGCTGGACGATTATGTTGGTCAGGAACATCTGGTAGGTGAAAATTCAATCCTTCATACGGCTATCCGTTCGGGTCAGATCCCATCCATGATACTTTGGGGTCCTCCTGGAACCGGAAAAACCACGTTGGCCCACATCATTTCGCTCAATCTGAACCGGCCGTTCTACAACCTCAGCGCCATCAATTCGGGTGTTAAGGACGTTCGGGAAGTAATTGACAAGGCCAAGGAAAAGGGACTTTTTTCGAAGCAGGGAAAACCGATCCTGTTCATTGATGAGATCCATCGTTTCAGCAAATCACAGCAAGATTCGCTTTTGGGAGCGGTGGAAAAAGGCATCGTTACCTTGATAGGTGCCACCACGGAAAACCCTTCGTTTGAGGTCATCTCAGCCCTACTTTCCCGATGTCAGGTTTATATTCTGAGATCACTCGAACGAAGTGACCTTGAAAAACTGCTTGAGAAAGGGCGAAAGAAACTCGAACAGGATCCAGACCTGAAGATCACCATCAAAGAAACTGAGACCATGCTCCGATTTTCGGGAGGCGATGCCCGAAAACTGCTGAACAATCTTCAACTCATTGTGAGTTCGCAGAATGGGAAAAAGGTGACCATAACGAATGAGATGGCTGCGGAATGCTTGCAGAACTGGGTTTCCAATTATGACAAGAACGGAGAGAATCATTACGACATCATTTCTGCTTTCATTAAATCTATGCGTGGTAGCGACCCGAACGCATCGCTTTATTGGCTTGCCAGATTGATGGCCGGTGGCGAAGACCCGAAATTCATCGCCCGTAGAATGCTGATACTTGCATCTGAAGATATTGGTGCAGCCAACCCAACAGCGCTGGTGCTGTCCAACAGCTGTTTTCAGGCCATCAATGTGATCGGGTATCCGGAGGCCGAACTGATTTTGGCGCAAACAGCCGTCTATTTGGCCAACTCGCCTAAAAGCAATGCCACCTACAGCGCCCTGAAAACGGCCAAGCAAATGGCAAAGGATCATGGCGACCTTCCCGTTCCATTGCACCTGCGCAACGCGCCAACCAAACTGATGAAAGAGATCGGGTATGGCGCAGAGTACAAGTATGCTCACGATTACGAGCAGAACTTCATCGACCTTGAATTTCTGCCCAAAGAACTATCCGGGCAGCGGATCTATGAACCACAGAATAACCCTCGCGAACTTGCCGACCGCAAGAGATTGAACGCGCTTTGGAAAAAGAAATACGGCTATTAG
- a CDS encoding tetratricopeptide repeat protein, which produces MLRTLFALILAFSVNLTIAQTAEEYFKDGEAKMAEGNFTEAIDALNQAVSNDKTNTKYLLKRGEAKYKAGKGILAIQDFNKVIQLDSENSMAYALRSAIYIDMKDYKGAIADCQKALELNPNNEMAYVRMGDSYFAMEPADYVEAMKAYNYAINLNQNNKTALHNRGVAKKELKDYYGAIDDFNKAIIIDAEFGSAYMQRGIAKSLVGDTPGACIDWYLAGEMGQEEAQSYIATRCNQ; this is translated from the coding sequence ATGCTACGAACACTTTTTGCCCTGATTCTTGCCTTTTCGGTAAACCTGACAATAGCCCAAACCGCTGAAGAATATTTCAAAGATGGTGAGGCCAAAATGGCCGAAGGAAACTTTACCGAAGCCATTGATGCACTGAATCAGGCTGTTTCCAACGACAAGACAAACACCAAGTACCTTCTCAAACGCGGTGAGGCCAAGTACAAGGCGGGCAAAGGCATCTTGGCCATTCAAGATTTCAACAAGGTCATTCAGTTGGATTCTGAGAACAGCATGGCTTACGCATTGCGCAGCGCCATCTATATTGATATGAAAGACTACAAAGGTGCCATTGCCGATTGTCAAAAGGCATTGGAATTGAATCCGAACAACGAAATGGCTTACGTGAGAATGGGAGATTCCTATTTCGCCATGGAGCCTGCCGATTATGTAGAGGCCATGAAAGCGTACAACTACGCCATCAACCTGAACCAGAACAACAAGACCGCCCTGCACAACCGAGGCGTTGCCAAGAAAGAACTGAAGGATTATTACGGGGCCATAGATGATTTCAACAAGGCGATCATCATCGATGCTGAGTTCGGTTCTGCCTACATGCAGCGCGGCATTGCCAAGAGTTTGGTAGGTGATACACCTGGGGCTTGCATTGATTGGTACTTGGCCGGTGAAATGGGGCAAGAAGAGGCGCAATCCTACATTGCCACCCGCTGCAACCAATAA